One window from the genome of Candidatus Didemnitutus sp. encodes:
- a CDS encoding glycosyltransferase, whose product MGCLASRPLKVAFLFTTFPKTSETFLQRDVAALIEHGVDVRLYSLWGGGGEFRGRTVRTFNLWNLVPLLLLTIPWNCLRRPRIVRDLFEGVIMRAPPAWLNFWENMLGAGFAGCFYREFRRDPPDLVHGAWAGAPATAGWLLWRILGLPFSCGAHAYDLYEHGGDWWLFEKLRLARFVQTSTDTGRQYLVEHGIAPEKIFTIRRGLAEFPEFKPLRAARRPLRLLCIARLVEKKGLRRQLRIYATLREAGFAFEARIAGDGPLREELRALVDSLGLSGQVKFLGQLPHERIWNELAWADVLLHTGVVAPSGDRDGLPNVIPEAMAAGVLVVSSPVSATIEAVQQERTGLVCDVDLPLAWQVALERLASDDALTERLRRQARAWVEENYDARKNTARLRELFQSVARR is encoded by the coding sequence ATCGGCTGCTTGGCTTCCCGTCCGCTCAAAGTCGCGTTTCTCTTCACGACCTTTCCGAAAACCTCGGAGACCTTCCTGCAACGTGACGTCGCGGCGCTGATCGAGCATGGTGTCGACGTGCGCCTCTATTCGTTGTGGGGCGGCGGCGGCGAATTCCGCGGTCGAACGGTGCGCACGTTCAATCTCTGGAATCTCGTGCCGTTGCTTCTGCTCACGATTCCGTGGAACTGCCTGCGTCGTCCGCGCATCGTGCGCGATCTGTTCGAGGGCGTGATCATGCGTGCGCCGCCGGCGTGGCTGAATTTCTGGGAGAACATGCTCGGCGCAGGCTTCGCCGGGTGCTTCTACCGCGAGTTTCGGCGCGACCCGCCTGATCTCGTGCACGGCGCGTGGGCGGGCGCGCCGGCGACTGCGGGCTGGCTGCTTTGGCGCATCCTCGGCCTGCCGTTCAGCTGCGGCGCGCATGCCTACGATCTCTACGAGCACGGCGGCGACTGGTGGCTGTTCGAGAAACTGCGCTTGGCGCGCTTCGTGCAGACCTCGACCGACACCGGCCGCCAATACCTCGTCGAGCACGGCATCGCACCGGAAAAGATCTTCACCATCCGGCGCGGGCTCGCGGAGTTTCCGGAGTTCAAGCCGCTGCGCGCGGCGCGTCGACCGCTGCGTCTGCTCTGTATCGCGCGACTCGTGGAAAAGAAAGGGCTGCGCCGTCAGCTCCGCATCTACGCGACGTTGCGCGAGGCCGGTTTCGCCTTCGAGGCGCGGATTGCCGGCGATGGACCTTTGCGCGAGGAGCTGCGCGCGCTCGTGGATTCGCTGGGCCTGTCCGGGCAGGTGAAGTTCCTCGGTCAGCTGCCGCATGAGCGGATTTGGAACGAACTCGCCTGGGCCGACGTGCTGCTGCACACCGGTGTCGTTGCGCCCAGCGGCGATCGCGACGGATTGCCGAACGTCATTCCCGAGGCGATGGCGGCGGGCGTGTTGGTGGTGAGTTCGCCGGTCTCGGCCACGATCGAGGCGGTGCAGCAGGAACGCACCGGCTTGGTGTGCGACGTCGATCTGCCGCTCGCGTGGCAGGTGGCGCTCGAACGCCTCGCGAGCGACGATGCTCTCACGGAGCGCCTGCGGCGGCAGGCGCGCGCGTGGGTGGAGGAAAATTACGATGCGCGGAAGAACACCGCCCGCCTGCGCGAGCTTTTCCAGTCGGTCGCCCGGCGATGA
- the queG gene encoding tRNA epoxyqueuosine(34) reductase QueG, which produces MSAAQAARFGGERREELRGRLLACGFDVVRFASAAPAGGEALRAWLAAGMHADMAWMERTVDKRGDASLVLEGARSVVVLGVNYRGSEAFERELAATALPRWARYALHEDYHDTIKPGLVAAGRVLEEWCGAAATDYRFYTDTGPVLERGFAARAGAGFRGKNGMLISREHGNWLFLAVILTRVPIEPDAPLRPDVVRVTGDEPTGLLCGKCTRCIEACPTAAITAPGVVDARRCISYQTIENKGVIPRELRAGIGARVYGCDVCLEVCPWNRFAREGRKTLLVAREELAALTLGDLLALTPEKFAATFRRTAVKRLKLSGLLRNACVVAGNSGDAAHVPGLVALARHELPLVRAHAVWAVRRIAGERAVELLAAVRAVEADATVLAEYAAADAGRT; this is translated from the coding sequence ATGAGCGCGGCGCAAGCGGCGCGATTCGGGGGCGAGCGACGCGAGGAATTGCGTGGGCGGCTGCTCGCGTGCGGTTTCGACGTGGTGCGGTTCGCGTCGGCGGCCCCGGCGGGCGGCGAGGCTTTGCGCGCGTGGCTTGCGGCCGGAATGCACGCGGACATGGCGTGGATGGAGCGCACGGTCGACAAGCGCGGTGACGCGTCGCTCGTGCTCGAGGGTGCGCGGAGTGTCGTGGTGCTCGGGGTGAATTATCGTGGCAGCGAAGCGTTCGAGCGCGAACTCGCCGCGACCGCGTTGCCGCGCTGGGCGCGCTACGCGTTGCACGAGGATTACCACGACACGATCAAGCCGGGGCTCGTCGCGGCCGGGCGCGTGCTGGAGGAATGGTGCGGCGCGGCGGCGACGGATTATCGCTTCTACACGGACACGGGGCCGGTGCTGGAGCGTGGTTTCGCGGCGCGGGCCGGGGCGGGTTTTCGCGGGAAAAATGGCATGCTGATTTCGCGCGAGCACGGGAACTGGCTGTTTCTTGCAGTGATTCTGACGCGCGTGCCGATCGAGCCGGATGCGCCGTTGCGGCCGGACGTGGTGCGCGTGACGGGCGACGAGCCGACAGGCTTGTTGTGCGGGAAGTGCACGCGGTGCATCGAGGCGTGTCCGACGGCGGCGATCACGGCGCCGGGTGTGGTCGATGCGCGGCGGTGCATTTCCTACCAGACGATCGAGAATAAGGGCGTGATCCCGCGCGAGCTGCGCGCGGGCATCGGGGCCCGCGTCTACGGGTGCGACGTGTGTCTCGAGGTGTGTCCGTGGAATCGTTTCGCGCGCGAGGGGCGGAAGACGTTGCTCGTGGCGCGCGAGGAGCTCGCGGCGCTGACGCTGGGGGATTTGCTGGCGCTGACGCCGGAGAAATTTGCGGCGACGTTCCGCCGCACGGCGGTGAAGCGGTTGAAGTTGTCGGGCTTGCTGCGGAACGCGTGCGTGGTGGCGGGGAACTCGGGCGACGCGGCGCATGTGCCGGGGCTGGTGGCGCTGGCGCGGCATGAGTTGCCGCTCGTGCGGGCGCACGCGGTGTGGGCGGTGCGGCGGATCGCGGGCGAGCGTGCGGTGGAATTGCTCGCGGCGGTGCGCGCGGTCGAGGCGGACGCGACGGTGCTCGCGGAATACGCGGCGGCGGACGCGGGGCGGACGTGA
- a CDS encoding shikimate kinase: MEAPRVNLYLVGFAGTGKSTVGRHAARTLGYTLLDVDHEIEGAQGKPIPQIFAEQGEPAFRAMERAFIAGGHPADGCVVSCGGGLVVQEGMLELLKARGVVICLHASLATVLERTGRNNHRPLLAGENREEKLRTLYAAREPIYRRTGTMVLTDSRPLREIVAHVLRVYRQEAREWRPKT, encoded by the coding sequence GTGGAAGCGCCTCGCGTCAATCTCTACCTCGTGGGTTTCGCCGGCACCGGCAAGAGCACGGTCGGGCGGCACGCGGCGCGCACGCTTGGCTACACGTTGCTCGACGTCGATCACGAGATCGAGGGCGCGCAGGGCAAACCGATCCCGCAGATCTTCGCCGAGCAGGGCGAGCCGGCGTTTCGCGCGATGGAGCGCGCGTTCATCGCGGGCGGACATCCGGCGGATGGCTGCGTCGTGTCGTGTGGCGGCGGACTCGTGGTGCAGGAGGGAATGCTCGAATTGCTGAAGGCGCGCGGCGTGGTGATCTGCCTGCATGCCTCGCTCGCGACCGTGCTCGAGCGCACCGGCCGCAACAACCACCGGCCGCTCCTCGCCGGGGAAAACCGCGAGGAGAAACTCCGCACGCTCTACGCAGCGCGCGAGCCGATCTATCGGCGCACCGGGACGATGGTGCTCACCGATTCGCGGCCGTTGCGCGAAATCGTCGCGCACGTGTTGCGCGTTTATCGGCAGGAAGCGCGCGAGTGGCGACCGAAGACATGA
- a CDS encoding low specificity L-threonine aldolase → MSASVPPDYTFASDNTAGIAPEALAALTAANAGTVPSYGNDRWTARAKQLIRDVFAADCEVFFVFNGTAANSLALAQFCRSYHSVICHEFSHVDTDECSAPEFFLGGGKVITVKGPNCKLRPADVAPVFSRGHGVHYPKPGALSLTQATEWGTVYQPEEVRAVADLAHAHGLGVHMDGARFANVAAALASRGITPADFTWRAGVDVLSFGGTKNGMNTTEAVVFFRREHAREFEYRVKQGAQLASKQRFAAAQWCGMLEGGAWLKHAAHANAMAQRLARALRAAGGKLVVEPEVNGVFVELTSAQADALAERGWQFYRFIGENGYRLMCSWATAPETVDRFAADFAASR, encoded by the coding sequence ATGTCCGCGTCCGTCCCGCCCGACTACACCTTCGCGAGCGACAACACCGCCGGCATCGCGCCCGAAGCGCTCGCCGCCCTCACCGCCGCCAACGCCGGCACCGTGCCCTCCTACGGCAACGACCGGTGGACCGCGCGCGCCAAACAGCTCATCCGCGACGTCTTCGCGGCCGATTGCGAGGTGTTCTTCGTTTTCAACGGCACCGCCGCCAACTCGCTCGCGCTCGCGCAATTCTGCCGCAGCTACCACAGCGTGATCTGCCACGAGTTCTCGCACGTCGACACCGACGAGTGCAGCGCGCCGGAATTCTTCCTCGGCGGCGGCAAGGTCATCACGGTCAAAGGCCCGAACTGCAAACTGCGCCCCGCCGACGTCGCGCCGGTCTTCTCGCGCGGCCACGGCGTGCATTATCCGAAGCCCGGAGCGCTCTCGCTCACGCAGGCCACCGAGTGGGGCACCGTCTATCAACCCGAAGAAGTCCGCGCCGTCGCCGATCTCGCGCACGCGCACGGCCTCGGCGTGCACATGGACGGCGCACGCTTCGCCAACGTCGCCGCGGCGCTCGCATCGCGCGGCATCACGCCAGCCGACTTCACGTGGCGCGCCGGCGTCGATGTGCTCAGTTTCGGCGGCACGAAGAACGGCATGAACACCACCGAGGCCGTCGTGTTCTTTCGGCGCGAGCACGCGCGAGAGTTCGAGTATCGCGTGAAGCAGGGCGCGCAGCTCGCCTCGAAGCAGCGCTTCGCCGCCGCGCAATGGTGCGGCATGCTCGAAGGCGGCGCGTGGTTGAAACACGCCGCGCACGCCAACGCCATGGCGCAACGCCTCGCCCGCGCGCTCCGCGCCGCGGGCGGCAAGCTCGTCGTCGAACCCGAGGTGAACGGCGTGTTCGTCGAGCTGACCTCCGCGCAGGCCGACGCGCTCGCGGAGCGCGGCTGGCAATTCTACCGCTTCATCGGCGAGAACGGCTACCGCCTCATGTGTTCGTGGGCGACCGCGCCGGAAACCGTGGATCGCTTCGCCGCGGATTTCGCCGCCTCAAGGTAG
- a CDS encoding glycosyltransferase, with protein sequence MARVRILILTSSTGAGHDARAQAFAEWCFELYRHDVDVRIEQMLEKSSTFFRWGVEFYNWIQKKSPWIHKAFFLFVELLSLVNRRSVSWGRRYYEKVLLDYRPHLIFSVHDCLNRGYFQLARKMLGADKVRCATYCGEFSGGFGYSVNWVEPTADLYISRTPTASDYAVKLGMPRERTRVRGHLMRPRAHVEVLRTASARRDYLVDTLELRPDLFTVFLATGGNGANNHLELLPRLLPHGDRVQAIVICGRNRDAYNDVLHWRNEHPELNCFVDGFSEDVHLLMQVSDAIVTRGGTTTCAKALHFECPIIFNAFGGIMPQEELTVKFFRNGHGAEIIRNADDFAALIARWQTTPDDYRALRERFLSLRYDEEPTTVVTELVDLAQQVSGSHLKARAFPPPKGK encoded by the coding sequence ATGGCGCGCGTTCGCATCCTCATCCTCACTTCCTCGACCGGCGCCGGCCACGATGCGCGCGCCCAAGCCTTCGCCGAGTGGTGCTTCGAGCTCTACCGCCACGACGTCGATGTGCGCATCGAGCAGATGCTCGAGAAATCCTCCACGTTCTTCCGCTGGGGCGTCGAATTCTACAACTGGATCCAGAAAAAATCCCCGTGGATTCACAAGGCGTTCTTCCTTTTCGTTGAGCTGCTCAGTCTCGTGAACCGTCGTTCGGTTTCCTGGGGTCGGCGCTACTACGAGAAGGTCCTGCTGGACTACCGCCCGCACCTCATCTTCAGCGTCCACGACTGCCTCAATCGCGGCTACTTCCAGCTCGCGCGCAAAATGCTCGGCGCGGACAAGGTGCGCTGCGCGACCTATTGTGGCGAGTTCTCCGGCGGCTTCGGTTACAGCGTGAACTGGGTCGAGCCGACGGCCGATCTCTACATCTCGCGCACGCCGACCGCCAGCGACTACGCCGTGAAACTCGGCATGCCCCGCGAGCGCACTCGCGTGCGCGGCCACCTCATGCGCCCGCGCGCGCACGTCGAGGTGCTCCGGACCGCCAGCGCGAGGCGCGATTACCTCGTCGACACCCTCGAATTGCGGCCGGACCTCTTCACGGTCTTCCTCGCCACCGGCGGCAATGGCGCGAACAACCATCTCGAACTTCTCCCGCGCCTCCTGCCCCACGGCGATCGCGTCCAGGCCATCGTCATCTGCGGGCGCAATCGCGACGCCTACAACGACGTCCTGCACTGGCGCAACGAGCACCCGGAGCTCAATTGCTTCGTCGACGGTTTCTCCGAGGATGTGCACCTCCTGATGCAGGTGAGCGACGCGATCGTCACGCGCGGCGGCACCACGACGTGCGCCAAGGCGCTGCATTTCGAGTGCCCGATCATCTTCAACGCCTTCGGCGGCATCATGCCTCAGGAAGAGCTTACGGTGAAATTCTTCCGCAACGGTCACGGCGCGGAAATTATCCGCAATGCGGACGATTTCGCCGCGCTGATCGCTCGATGGCAGACCACGCCGGACGATTACCGCGCCCTCCGCGAGCGGTTCCTTTCCCTGCGCTACGACGAAGAGCCGACGACGGTGGTCACCGAACTCGTCGACTTGGCGCAGCAAGTGAGCGGCTCGCACCTGAAGGCCCGCGCGTTTCCTCCGCCGAAGGGGAAGTGA
- a CDS encoding glycosyltransferase family 4 protein — protein sequence MQPRLVTVTHEFFPHRGGIAVYTAEMAAAVSRLGYAVEVWAPKLPAKATEPAWPFQINRLNIDGSHSLLNQWRTARHLLRHREHWEDATLYVPEPGPLLSMALLQFFDILPPGKLVITLHGSEILKLAMRPLMRASARRLFDRADRISVVSRYAERLLVDLFPDTAPKVVLTPGALRADFASANLPGPRTPKDRIIILTVARIHPRKGQLRVLQALKALPSPLRARLEYWIVGGHGKENYEPALRAAATDAGFPIKFLGDVPDADLGPIYAQADIFAMTSMPHKLSVEGFGLVYLEAGAHALPVIAHAIGGVPEAVIDGETGILVQPDDSAALTAAFARLINDPALCRRFGAAGQARALSHTWDAAALTLFGQPVAPATPTLPPQ from the coding sequence ATCCAGCCGCGCCTCGTGACCGTGACGCACGAGTTTTTCCCCCATCGCGGCGGCATCGCGGTCTATACGGCAGAGATGGCCGCGGCAGTTTCCCGTCTGGGCTATGCCGTGGAGGTCTGGGCGCCCAAGCTCCCCGCGAAAGCCACCGAGCCCGCCTGGCCGTTTCAGATCAACCGCCTGAACATCGACGGATCCCACAGCCTCCTCAATCAGTGGCGCACGGCGCGCCACCTCCTGCGCCACCGCGAGCATTGGGAAGACGCGACCCTCTACGTCCCCGAGCCGGGACCGCTGCTGTCGATGGCGCTGCTGCAGTTCTTCGACATCCTGCCCCCGGGCAAACTGGTTATCACGCTTCACGGCTCCGAGATCCTGAAGCTCGCCATGCGCCCGCTGATGCGTGCCAGCGCCCGGCGCCTCTTCGATCGCGCCGACCGCATCAGCGTCGTCAGCCGCTACGCCGAACGCCTCTTGGTGGACCTTTTCCCCGACACCGCGCCCAAGGTCGTGCTCACCCCCGGTGCCCTCCGCGCCGACTTCGCGTCGGCCAATCTCCCCGGCCCTCGCACGCCGAAGGACCGCATTATCATCCTCACCGTCGCGCGTATCCATCCGCGCAAAGGCCAGCTCCGCGTCCTCCAAGCTCTCAAAGCCCTCCCCTCCCCGCTCCGCGCCCGGCTCGAATACTGGATCGTCGGCGGCCACGGCAAAGAGAACTACGAACCCGCCCTCCGCGCCGCCGCGACCGACGCCGGCTTCCCCATCAAATTCCTCGGCGACGTCCCCGACGCCGACCTCGGCCCGATCTACGCGCAAGCCGACATCTTCGCGATGACCAGCATGCCGCACAAACTCAGCGTCGAAGGCTTCGGCCTTGTCTACCTTGAGGCTGGCGCGCACGCCCTCCCCGTCATCGCCCACGCCATCGGCGGCGTGCCCGAAGCCGTCATCGACGGCGAGACCGGTATCCTCGTTCAACCCGACGACTCCGCCGCTCTTACCGCCGCCTTCGCCCGCCTCATCAACGACCCCGCGCTCTGCCGCCGCTTCGGCGCCGCCGGCCAGGCCCGCGCCCTCAGCCACACCTGGGACGCCGCCGCGCTGACCTTGTTCGGACAACCCGTCGCGCCCGCCACGCCCACCCTCCCGCCCCAATGA
- a CDS encoding acyl-CoA thioesterase, translated as MIVSRSTVHVRYAETDMMGVVYHGNYLAWFEVGRTNLLREQGLVYRDLEAQGYLLPVIEVGAKYLRPALYDDEITVVTTLAEKPLLRIRLDYEVKRGDELLVTGFTVHSFINKKGEPVRPPPAFAERMRELFAAKP; from the coding sequence ATGATCGTCTCCCGCTCGACCGTTCACGTCCGCTACGCCGAAACCGACATGATGGGCGTCGTCTACCACGGCAACTACCTCGCCTGGTTCGAAGTCGGCCGCACCAATCTCCTCCGCGAGCAAGGCCTCGTCTACCGCGACCTTGAAGCCCAAGGCTACCTGCTCCCCGTCATCGAAGTCGGCGCGAAATACCTCCGCCCCGCACTCTACGACGACGAGATCACGGTCGTCACGACCCTCGCCGAAAAACCTCTCCTGCGCATCCGCCTCGATTACGAAGTGAAACGCGGCGACGAGCTGCTCGTCACCGGCTTCACCGTCCACAGCTTCATCAACAAGAAAGGCGAGCCCGTCCGCCCGCCCCCCGCGTTCGCCGAGCGCATGCGCGAACTCTTCGCCGCAAAGCCGTAA
- a CDS encoding SDR family NAD(P)-dependent oxidoreductase, giving the protein MSAAPLSSRYRTAFVTGASTGLGLAFTEMLLAEGVEVWGTAREVKRLASRERFHAIALELGDGAAAEGVFLAADHAAAGFDIVINNAGFGAFGGFAESDFSLWQRQMEIMLVNTARLSHAALRGMLTRRRGVLVNISSLAAEFPMPYQATYNVVKSGLSALNESLMFETAGTGVAVIDFRPGDYRTDFEGAVVRPAKLADARQERVWAAFHRLMEGGPAPAHAADSLRRALRRGRSGTVRTGRFFQAVVSPFLARFGSLSLRRTIIGQYFDI; this is encoded by the coding sequence ATGAGCGCCGCTCCGCTTTCGTCGCGCTACCGCACCGCCTTCGTCACCGGTGCCAGCACCGGTCTCGGGCTGGCGTTTACGGAGATGTTGCTCGCGGAAGGCGTCGAAGTCTGGGGCACCGCGCGCGAGGTGAAACGCCTCGCGTCGCGCGAGCGCTTTCACGCCATCGCGCTCGAACTCGGCGACGGCGCCGCGGCCGAGGGCGTTTTTCTCGCGGCCGATCACGCCGCCGCCGGCTTCGACATCGTGATCAACAACGCCGGTTTCGGGGCCTTCGGCGGTTTCGCCGAGAGCGATTTCTCGCTTTGGCAACGCCAGATGGAAATCATGCTCGTGAACACCGCGCGCCTGTCGCACGCCGCGCTCCGCGGCATGCTCACCCGCCGCCGCGGCGTCCTCGTGAACATCTCCTCGCTCGCCGCCGAATTCCCGATGCCCTACCAAGCGACCTACAACGTCGTGAAGTCCGGCCTCAGCGCGTTGAACGAGAGTCTGATGTTCGAGACGGCCGGCACCGGCGTGGCCGTGATAGATTTCCGGCCGGGCGATTACCGCACCGATTTCGAGGGCGCGGTCGTGCGCCCCGCAAAACTCGCCGACGCCAGACAGGAACGCGTCTGGGCCGCGTTTCATCGTCTCATGGAAGGCGGCCCCGCGCCCGCGCACGCGGCCGATTCGCTCCGTCGCGCCTTGCGCCGTGGCCGCAGCGGCACGGTGCGGACCGGACGTTTCTTTCAGGCGGTCGTGAGCCCGTTCCTCGCCCGTTTTGGTTCGCTGTCGCTCCGCCGCACGATCATCGGCCAATATTTCGATATCTGA
- a CDS encoding FKBP-type peptidyl-prolyl cis-trans isomerase, whose product MKFTSQLSAGVASLGLLLAATAQAQNPVKFELPQVGAGAQTPAAQTAPANATAPAAAPAAPAVTYTETQIMEAYGWMLAARGNFAGQEFTPAQIDAMAKGMTEAAQGKDLTYDGKQMGEQLQAFLAKKQQVLLGKIREANRLNTAEFFTKLKENKAVKELAGSNGLRYEVLKEGKGQIAKDGQIAKIHLIGAFTNGQIFESTLQQQQGGGIPEPVDMLVKSGTNAPEGLILALKNMPVGAKWRLYVPPHLAYGDDGAPGIQPAATLLFEVEVFGVADAPAEQPAAK is encoded by the coding sequence ATGAAATTCACCTCCCAACTCAGCGCAGGCGTTGCCTCTCTCGGCCTGCTCCTCGCCGCGACTGCGCAAGCGCAGAACCCGGTCAAATTCGAACTCCCGCAAGTCGGCGCCGGTGCGCAGACGCCCGCCGCCCAGACGGCCCCGGCCAATGCGACTGCTCCCGCCGCTGCGCCGGCCGCCCCCGCGGTGACCTACACCGAGACGCAGATCATGGAGGCTTACGGCTGGATGCTCGCGGCGCGCGGTAACTTCGCCGGGCAGGAGTTCACGCCCGCCCAGATCGACGCGATGGCCAAGGGCATGACCGAAGCCGCGCAGGGCAAGGACCTCACTTACGACGGCAAGCAAATGGGCGAGCAGCTCCAGGCTTTCCTCGCGAAGAAGCAGCAGGTGCTCCTCGGCAAGATCCGTGAGGCGAACCGCCTCAACACCGCCGAGTTCTTCACCAAGCTGAAGGAGAACAAGGCCGTGAAGGAACTCGCGGGCAGCAATGGCCTCCGCTACGAAGTCCTCAAGGAGGGCAAGGGCCAGATCGCGAAGGACGGCCAGATTGCCAAGATCCACCTTATCGGCGCGTTCACCAACGGCCAGATTTTCGAGTCCACGCTCCAGCAACAGCAGGGTGGAGGCATTCCCGAGCCGGTCGACATGCTCGTGAAGTCCGGCACCAACGCGCCCGAGGGCCTCATCCTCGCGCTTAAGAACATGCCGGTCGGCGCGAAGTGGCGCCTCTACGTCCCGCCGCACCTCGCCTATGGCGACGATGGCGCCCCCGGTATCCAACCGGCCGCGACACTCCTGTTTGAAGTCGAAGTGTTCGGCGTGGCCGACGCTCCGGCCGAGCAGCCCGCCGCGAAGTAA
- a CDS encoding beta-ketoacyl-[acyl-carrier-protein] synthase family protein has translation MRKVYITGVGFITSIGNDLATVTESLRELRHGMEVYPPFQKPDIPVKVAAPIKDFQTDTTDAEDWKFPARYSIRRELLRGMAPHGVYAYCAMLQALEDAKLSEADYSNNDTGLYAASGGSPFLLGYYLERMRKVGVMRCQPLGIVASISGTVNFNLVSHFKIKGASTGFSSACASSAHALGFAYDEITLGRQKRMFVVGAEDGNYESIVPFAGMRALSVQTDPAQASRPFDAARDGFVGTGGATVVVLESEEEVERRGAKTYCEVAGWGQASDGHNVAISHPEGTGLRVAIENAFKSADITPDQVDYVNAHATSTPIGDLSEARALKAIFGNAPTRPAISSTKALTGHGLSLAGAMEAAFCAVAIRDGFMPGSAHITKLDPACEGLNIIRSTLPNRPNVVLSNSSGFGGANVALVLKSV, from the coding sequence ATGCGCAAAGTCTACATTACCGGCGTCGGCTTCATCACGAGCATCGGCAACGACCTCGCCACCGTCACCGAAAGCCTGCGCGAGTTGCGCCACGGCATGGAAGTCTACCCGCCCTTCCAGAAGCCGGACATCCCGGTCAAGGTCGCCGCACCGATCAAGGACTTCCAAACCGACACCACCGACGCGGAAGACTGGAAATTCCCCGCCCGCTACAGCATCCGCCGCGAGTTGCTCCGCGGCATGGCACCGCACGGCGTCTACGCCTACTGCGCGATGCTGCAGGCCCTCGAGGACGCGAAACTTTCCGAGGCCGACTATTCGAACAACGACACCGGCCTCTACGCCGCGTCAGGCGGCTCGCCGTTTCTCCTGGGCTACTACCTCGAGCGGATGCGCAAAGTCGGCGTCATGCGCTGCCAGCCGCTGGGCATCGTCGCCTCGATCTCCGGCACGGTGAACTTCAACCTCGTGTCCCACTTCAAGATCAAGGGCGCATCCACGGGCTTCTCGTCTGCTTGCGCCTCGTCGGCTCACGCCCTCGGCTTCGCCTACGACGAGATCACGCTCGGCCGCCAGAAACGCATGTTCGTCGTCGGTGCGGAGGACGGCAATTACGAGAGCATCGTGCCCTTTGCGGGCATGCGCGCTCTCTCCGTCCAAACCGATCCGGCGCAGGCCTCGCGTCCCTTCGATGCGGCGCGCGACGGCTTCGTCGGCACCGGCGGCGCGACCGTCGTCGTGCTCGAGAGCGAAGAGGAAGTCGAACGGCGTGGCGCGAAGACTTATTGCGAAGTCGCCGGCTGGGGCCAGGCCTCCGACGGCCATAACGTCGCCATCTCGCACCCCGAGGGCACAGGCCTGCGCGTCGCGATCGAGAACGCTTTCAAATCCGCCGACATCACGCCCGACCAGGTCGACTACGTGAACGCCCACGCCACCTCCACGCCGATCGGCGACCTCTCCGAGGCCCGCGCGCTCAAGGCCATTTTCGGCAACGCCCCCACGCGCCCCGCCATCAGCAGCACGAAGGCCCTGACCGGACACGGCCTGTCACTCGCCGGTGCGATGGAAGCGGCCTTCTGCGCTGTCGCCATCCGCGACGGCTTCATGCCGGGTTCCGCGCACATCACGAAACTCGATCCGGCCTGCGAAGGTCTGAACATCATCCGCTCCACGCTGCCCAACCGGCCCAACGTCGTGCTCAGCAACAGCAGCGGTTTCGGCGGCGCCAACGTCGCCCTCGTCCTGAAGAGCGTCTGA